Sequence from the Spartobacteria bacterium genome:
AGCCAGATATTTCTCTGTGGAGCAATTATCCACGGTGATGTCGTGTTTGCCGCAGATGAACGTAAATCGATCAAATTTCATAGCCGAATAATCCATGTTTTGCTGGGCATGCAGCATCGAGAACATCAAGCGTACCGGCGCAACCATATATTGGAAATACTGGTAGGTGGCAGCGGTGTCTAATGTGTCGGCCGGTCCTTTTCTGTTGCCGCGCATGGGCTTGGGAACCATGGGTATGAGATAGGATATGAGGGCTGTTGCAAATCGGCTGCGCATCGCATGGGCATATATCCCCTGTTTTTTCAGAGGAAAAAGGGCTGGACCTGAAATAATCAGTTCGTGTACGGGGCGCTGCTGTGCCAAAATACAGGCAAGCATGCCTCCCATGGAATGGCCGATCACAGATATGCGCCGGTACTGGTGTGAAAATAGATCATAGAGATCAACGATCTGACGAATCCAGTCCTCCTTGCCCGCAG
This genomic interval carries:
- a CDS encoding alpha/beta fold hydrolase, whose product is MTAALMRLCIIYFGKWVLSQTTQSFTPEINCNRFLECKQRSYCSGEKRDHIVLLLHGFTTSPMQWEILSSELERNGIDFHAPLIHGFGQIHPEFLQAAGKEDWIRQIVDLYDLFSHQYRRISVIGHSMGGMLACILAQQRPVHELIISGPALFPLKKQGIYAHAMRSRFATALISYLIPMVPKPMRGNRKGPADTLDTAATYQYFQYMVAPVRLMFSMLHAQQNMDYSAMKFDRFTFICGKHDITVDNCSTEKYLASCGLKFHRYRFLNSAHNTFVDFDRAHANTLVIQLLSGAAGELPPPEACECVHYPA